A stretch of Puniceicoccus vermicola DNA encodes these proteins:
- a CDS encoding YihY/virulence factor BrkB family protein, whose translation MIEYIKDIARGVWKGAMDDHLTIVAAGVTYYLILGIFPAMAALILIYGLFFEPSQIQEQFNQMSGLLPDSLQEGILSQMKDISKKSGQAGLGGILSILLAVWSGSKASRAFIQALNITYNEEETRGFFRVMSNGVILTFSGLVTGTVALALIAILPVVLSFLHLQKESFWIIEIIRWTLLVFLFMTILAVYYRFAPDRKPPEWRWVTPGAVAATVLWIIASNVFSWYVGNFGNFNETYGAFGVAIIFLFWLYFSSFFILLGAELNIAIEKKLRH comes from the coding sequence ATGATTGAATACATCAAAGATATCGCTCGCGGAGTTTGGAAAGGGGCGATGGATGATCACCTTACGATCGTTGCCGCTGGGGTCACTTATTACCTGATCCTCGGGATCTTTCCGGCCATGGCGGCTTTGATTTTGATTTATGGGCTCTTCTTTGAGCCTTCGCAGATTCAGGAACAGTTCAACCAGATGAGTGGTCTCCTGCCGGACAGTTTGCAAGAGGGCATTCTCTCGCAGATGAAGGATATCTCGAAAAAGAGCGGACAAGCGGGACTGGGAGGAATTCTGAGTATTCTTCTGGCGGTCTGGAGTGGCTCGAAAGCCTCAAGGGCATTTATCCAAGCTCTCAACATCACCTATAATGAGGAGGAAACCCGTGGATTCTTTCGAGTGATGAGTAATGGGGTGATCCTGACATTTTCAGGGCTGGTTACGGGGACGGTCGCCTTGGCCTTAATTGCGATTCTTCCCGTCGTCCTGAGTTTTTTGCACCTTCAGAAAGAATCTTTCTGGATCATTGAGATCATTCGATGGACTCTGCTGGTCTTTCTCTTCATGACGATTCTGGCGGTCTATTACCGTTTTGCACCTGATCGCAAACCGCCCGAGTGGAGATGGGTCACTCCGGGTGCGGTCGCGGCTACCGTTTTGTGGATCATCGCGAGTAATGTCTTCTCGTGGTATGTGGGGAATTTCGGGAATTTCAATGAGACCTACGGGGCTTTTGGAGTCGCGATCATCTTCCTCTTTTGGCTCTATTTCTCCTCGTTCTTCATCCTGTTGGGGGCTGAGCTGAATATCGCGATTGAGAAAAAGTTGCGTCACTAG